In the Geoanaerobacter pelophilus genome, CGTTTCAAATCTCTAACAAAAAGTGAGGCTACAATGTTTGGCATCGGCATGCCTGAATTGATAATCATCCTGGTAATCGCACTCATCGTAATCGGCCCGCAAAAACTCCCTGACATCGCCCGGTCACTGGGCAAGGGCTTGGCTGAGTTCAAAAGGGCTTCAGACGATTTCCGGCAGAACTTAAGCGACGAAGCCAGGGCAGAAGAAGAGAAGGAACGCTTGGCAAAAGAGGCGGCAGAGAAGGAACAGCAGTTGAAGGAGGCAGATGCCGCTTACGCTAAGCCTGCCGAGCCGAAAAAAGAGCCTGTTTCGGAACAGACAAAAGCCTAAACATAAAATCTCCAGTTTGAGGCAAGAAAGGCGAGGATCATCTCCTCGCCTTTTCTTTTTACTTCAGCTCCTTCAGCTTCTCCTTGGCGACCTTGACCTCATCAGCCAGCGGATAGTTTTCAATCAGCTTTTTGTAGACAAACCGGGCGCTCTTGGCATCATCAAGCTCTTTGAAAGCCATGGCCTGCTTGAGCAGTGCTGCCGGGGCTTTCCCTTTAGCGGGAAACTCCTTGACCACCTTTTCAAATTCAAGGATGGCCTGGTCATAAATCTTTTCGGAATAATAGGTCTCGCCCAGCCAATAATGGGCATTTGCCGTCAGTTCGTGTTTTGGAAACAGCTCGATGAACCGGCTCAACTGCTCGCGGGATTTGGCAAAATCACCTGCCTTGTAGGCATCGATCCCTTTTTGATAGATGGCGTCCGGGGTTTTCTCTGCCTCACGGCTCCGCAGTTCTGTGACGTTTTTCTGCAGTTCCTCAAGGTTTTTCTCTATCTTTTCCAGCCGCTTCTCGACGCCGGTATTTTTGCGGTCAACATCTTCGCGAAGCAGGGTCAGGTCATCGGCAGGCTTTTTTGCCTGCAGGGCAAAATCATCAACCTTGCCCCCCATAACCTGCAGATCAACCTTGGAGGCGTCGACAGCTGCCTGCAAATCGGCTGTCATTTTACGTAACGAGTCGATATCTTTTTGAAACCCTTTGAGGTTGCTCTCCAACCCTTCCCGGGCCTCACTCCGCACTCCCCCCAGCTCTTTTTCAACCTTGAGGGTCCGCCCCTTCATCTCCTCCAGGTCCTGCTGCAGAGAATCCAGGTCTCCCCTGGTTGCGCAGCCTCCGGCAAGCAGCAGACCGGCAGCCAATAACCCTATTTTCACACCTTGCATATTCACCTCTCAGTCAGTACCGGTGCCCAACGAAAAAAGGAGCCGTCACCGGCTCCTTAATCATGATTTTTCACATAAATCTATTTGGTGACAACAAACCCTGCCCGGCGGTTCTTGCTCCACGCCGCCTCGTCGTGTCCCTGATCTACCGGCTTTTCCTTGCCGTAACTGATTGTGGACAGCCTGCTCGCCGGAACGCCCATGGTGACAAGATAGTTCATGGCTGATTTGGCCCGTCTCTCGCCCAGAGCCAGGTTGTATTCTGCCGAACCGCGCTCATCGCAATGACCTTCAATCTGGACCTTAACTCCGGTCTGCTTCTTCAACAAAATCGCTGCATTGCTGGAAAGAGTGTCGCGGGTTGACGGGGTCAGAATGGCTGAGTCGAAGTCAAAGTAGACCGTGCTCAGACCATTGGACTGATCCTTGGCAGCAGTGGCGGCAGCTGCAGCCTCGTCCTTGGCTACCGGCGACTCTTTTATGGCAGGAGACACAACCGTCTCTTCTTTTACAGGTTTTTTCGTTGCTTCAGCCTGCTTGGCTTTCTGCTCTGCTGCAGCCGGAGCCAGAGCCTCATCCTTTACCACCTGCTCCTTGGTACAACCGCTCATCATGAGCGCACCACAAAAAATGACTAACGACAGCTTGCAAATAACCTTACGCATTTCATCCCCCTTTACAGCGTTTGATCAGTAAAATAATAAAAATAACAGTTTCTAAAAACAGAATTAATTATACATAAGCCTGAAATGTTTTCAATCCTTCATCTCTTCATAATGGAAATAAATTAACTACCAGCGGGGCGACCAGACCGGATGGGAATCGGCATTGCCGCCACGGGAAACTTTTGTCTGGCCGGTGCCGTCACTTCTCATGATATAGATAGCCTCACGACCACCGCGCTTTGAGCTGAAAGCAAGATACCGACCATCGGACGACCAGCGAGCGTGCTCATTGCTCCCTTCGCGGGTGAGCTGGGTATCTCCGGAACCGTCAGGGTTTATCGAAAATATCTGGAACCCGCCATTCATCTGGCGGCAATAGGTAATCCGGTCTCCCCGTGGCGACCATCGTGGGCTCACATTATAGGCACCACTGGTGGTCAGTCGCCGGACGTTTTTGCCATCAGCCCCCATTATGAATATCTGCGGCTTGCCGAGCCGGTCCGAGACAAAAGCGATCTGCTGCCCATCCGGAGACCATGCCGGAGCAATGTCAATGGCATCGTTGGTTGTCAGCCGCGCCAACTGCTTCCCCTCTTTACTCAGGATATATATTTCCGCATTGCCGTCCTTGCTCATCGACAGCGCTATCCTGTTGCCATCCGGCGCAAAGGCACCAGTGATATTAGTGCCGCGAGCAGTAGTAACCTTGGCCTCTGCGCCACTGGAGAGCTCCCGACGATACAGGTCAGGATTCCCCTTCTTGTAGGAGGTGTAGATCAGTTCCCGGCCATTCGGGGAGAAATCTGGGTAAAGGTTGATCGAACCGTTCTTGGTGATCCGCT is a window encoding:
- a CDS encoding TatA/E family twin arginine-targeting protein translocase translates to MFGIGMPELIIILVIALIVIGPQKLPDIARSLGKGLAEFKRASDDFRQNLSDEARAEEEKERLAKEAAEKEQQLKEADAAYAKPAEPKKEPVSEQTKA
- the ybgF gene encoding tol-pal system protein YbgF is translated as MQGVKIGLLAAGLLLAGGCATRGDLDSLQQDLEEMKGRTLKVEKELGGVRSEAREGLESNLKGFQKDIDSLRKMTADLQAAVDASKVDLQVMGGKVDDFALQAKKPADDLTLLREDVDRKNTGVEKRLEKIEKNLEELQKNVTELRSREAEKTPDAIYQKGIDAYKAGDFAKSREQLSRFIELFPKHELTANAHYWLGETYYSEKIYDQAILEFEKVVKEFPAKGKAPAALLKQAMAFKELDDAKSARFVYKKLIENYPLADEVKVAKEKLKELK
- the pal gene encoding peptidoglycan-associated lipoprotein Pal, which gives rise to MRKVICKLSLVIFCGALMMSGCTKEQVVKDEALAPAAAEQKAKQAEATKKPVKEETVVSPAIKESPVAKDEAAAAATAAKDQSNGLSTVYFDFDSAILTPSTRDTLSSNAAILLKKQTGVKVQIEGHCDERGSAEYNLALGERRAKSAMNYLVTMGVPASRLSTISYGKEKPVDQGHDEAAWSKNRRAGFVVTK
- the tolB gene encoding Tol-Pal system beta propeller repeat protein TolB, whose protein sequence is MLLLLFSFVLFVAPRDLSGQQGYLEVSAPGNRLLQMAIAPPAALSGAADAEVSRTIIDVFRFDMSFAGPFAVSEPKVAESRSGIRIGEFDMPSWRNAGTDLLIKSGYVVSGDAVSIEFRLYDVLTEKELAAKRYTGSKRDLRRVVHTFSDDVMSAMTGIRGPFTSKLAFVSTATGNKEIYLMDYDGQNVQRITKNGSINLYPDFSPNGRELIYTSYKKGNPDLYRRELSSGAEAKVTTARGTNITGAFAPDGNRIALSMSKDGNAEIYILSKEGKQLARLTTNDAIDIAPAWSPDGQQIAFVSDRLGKPQIFIMGADGKNVRRLTTSGAYNVSPRWSPRGDRITYCRQMNGGFQIFSINPDGSGDTQLTREGSNEHARWSSDGRYLAFSSKRGGREAIYIMRSDGTGQTKVSRGGNADSHPVWSPRW